From one Humulus lupulus chromosome 8, drHumLupu1.1, whole genome shotgun sequence genomic stretch:
- the LOC133795874 gene encoding uncharacterized protein LOC133795874: MAATDSYSRNGDMPSEEMFDLYSAPDAPASKKKASTRHRGECSKKPPAKKSRTEDPPAAGPSKNITPPPSPLKQQTPPAPVESTPSPPAPAMLTMTVGRLRSGVITEQSKASEQWHTEELKAVEAKYVEQLEMAQKVNAALLEEKNKLAEEMKGKQTTLDKALEAKEKYKESHLINFRKAKKLEADLIESRQEAENLEAWINNLEKANTSNLERNKGATSKCFYDFWKHNQGANFSYLPERMRQTEIARCVARLAEEEREKIPASPEISLATGVEGTNNEAEAAADQENPQDPHAS, encoded by the exons ATGGCTGCGACTGACTCCTACTCTAGAAATGGAG ACATGCCATCCGAAGAGATGTTCGATCTTTACAGTGCGCCTGatgctcctgcgagcaagaagaaagcAAGCACGCGGCATCGCGGGGAATGCAGCAAAAAGCCTCCGGCTAAGAAATCCCGCACTGAGGACCCTCCAGCAGCTGGTCCTTCTAAAAATATAACACCACCTCCATCTCCCCTCAAGCAGCAAACTCCGCCTGCACCGGTCGAGTCGACCCCTTCCCCACCAGCTCCT gccatgctgaccatGACTGTCGGTCGGCTCCGCTCGGGGGTCATCACCGAGCAATCCAaggcatctgagcaatggcacactgaggagcttaaggccgtCGAAGCGAAATATGTCGAGCAGCTTGAGATGGCTCAGAAGGTAAATGCGgcattgctcgaggagaaaaataaactagctgaggagatgaaggGAAAACAGACTACCCTGGACAAAGCCCTTGAAGCTAAGGAGAAGTACAAAGAGTCTCACCTCATCAATTTTCGCAAAGCCAAAAAGCTCGAGGCGGACCTGATCGAGAGCAGGCAAGAGGCTGAAAACTTGGAGGCTTGGATCAACAATCTTGAAAAAGCCAACACCAGCAATCTGGAAAGGAACAAGGGCGCCACGTCCAAgtgtttctatgatttctggaaacacaatcaagggGCCAATTTTAGCTATCTCCCCGAGCGCATGAGGCAAACTGAAATAGCCCGGTGCGTTGCTCGCTTggcagaagaagaaagagagaagatCCCAGCTTCGCCTGAAATCTCTTTGGCCACTGGCGTTGAAGGTacgaataatgaagccgaagcTGCAGCCGACCAGGAAAATCCACAAGACCCTCATGCCTCGTGA